Proteins encoded within one genomic window of Fragaria vesca subsp. vesca linkage group LG1, FraVesHawaii_1.0, whole genome shotgun sequence:
- the LOC101302203 gene encoding malate dehydrogenase, glyoxysomal-like → MTQSSSDATQRIARISAHLDPQNLQMDDAGALRRLSCRAKGGASGFKVAILGAAGGIGQPLALLMKMNPLVSVLHLYDVVNTPGVTSDVSHMDTGAVVRGFLGQQQLEEALTGMELVIIPAGVPRKPGMTRDDLFNINAGIVRTLCEGIAKCCPNAVVNLISNPVNSTVPIAAEVFKKAGTFDPKRLLGVTMLDVVRANTFVAEVLGLDPREVDVPVVGGHAGVTILPLLSQVKPPCSFTPKEVDYLTDRIQNGGTEVVEAKAGAGSATLSMAYAAVKFADACLRGLRGDAGVVECAYVASQVTELPFFASKVRLGRTGVEEIHPLGPLNEYERAGLEKAKKELATSIQKGVSFIRK, encoded by the exons ATGACACAGTCGAGCTCAGATGCCACTCAACGCATTGCTCGAATCTCCGCCCATCTCGACCCCCAAAATCTCCAGATGGACGATGCCGGAGCTCTCCGGCGACTGAGCTGCCGCGCCAAGGGTGGCGCGTCGGGCTTCAAAGTCGCGATTCTCGGCGCGGCCGGCGGTATAGGCCAGCCTCTGGCTTTGCTGATGAAGATGAACCCTCTCGTCTCCGTCCTCCATCTATACGACGTCGTTAACACCCCCGGCGTCACCTCTGACGTCAGCCACATGGACACCGGCGCCGTG GTGCGAGGGTTTCTAGGGCAGCAGCAGCTGGAGGAGGCTCTGACCGGAATGGAGCTGGTGATAATTCCGGCCGGTGTGCCTCGGAAACCGGGGATGACTAGGGATGATTTGTTTAACATCAATGCCGGAATTGTGAGGACGCTTTGTGAAGGAATTGCAAAGTGTTGTCCTAATGCTGTGGTTAACCTGATCAGCAATCCGGTGAACTCTACGGTTCCTATTGCTGCTGAGGTGTTCAAGAAAGCCGGGACTTTCGACCCGAAGCGGCTTTTGGGGGTTACTATGCTTGATGTTGTTAGGGCCAATACTTTTGTG GCAGAGGTTCTGGGACTTGATCCTAGGGAAGTTGATGTTCCTGTTGTTGGTGGTCATGCAGGGGTTACCATTTTGCCACTTCTGTCTCAG GTTAAACCCCCATGCTCTTTCACCCCGAAGGAAGTTGATTATCTAACTGATCGCATTCAGAATGGTGGAACTGAGGTTGTTGAG GCAAAAGCTGGAGCTGGTTCTGCAACATTATCAATG GCATATGCTGCTGTTAAATTTGCGGATGCATGCCTTCGTGGCTTAAGAGGGGATGCAGGTGTTGTTGAATGTGCATATGTCGCTTCTCAG GTGACTGAACTTCCCTTCTTTGCATCCAAAGTACGGCTTGGCCGTACTGGAGTTGAGGAAATACACCCCCTTGGCCCCCTGAATGAGTATGAGAG GGCTGGCTTGGAGAAGGCAAAGAAAGAACTAGCAACAAGTATACAGAAGGGGGTTTCTTTCATCAGAAAATGA
- the LOC101304333 gene encoding flowering time control protein FY-like translates to MAPEYRYHPYAFPASPPVPPQADALGATYRKHTQRRTVDYSSSVVQYIQNRRSQRGAWDSQVLQPTPAVAIDMSRPASYSHNPSNSFAAKFVHSCTNYKGRASSINRVLWTPSGGRLITGSQNGEFTLWNGQSFYHELTLQAHDQAIRSMEWSYDDENWISGDDGGAIKYWTSNMNNVLVNNSAHQESVRDLSFSRTNLKFCSCSDDTTIKIWDFERCEEEHRLTGHGWNVKSVDWHPTKSLVASGGKDSVVKLWDPRRGRELCSFYDHKNWVNSVKWNQNGNWLLTASKDQVIKLYDMRAMKELESFHGHRIEVTALAWHPIHEEYFVSGSRDGSIFHWLVGHETAQVEVPNAHNSNHNNSVWDLQWHPIGHMLCSGSNDRTTKFWCRNRPGDKSNINVNQIFGVLNSAFAGQMTCNAPIPFREVSPTLTLATRKEGTTIPGIRTAI, encoded by the coding sequence ATGGCCCCTGAGTATCGCTACCACCCCTACGCCTTCCCTGCCAGTCCTCCTGTTCCTCCTCAAGCTGACGCTCTTGGTGCAACTTACAGAAAGCACACCCAGAGAAGGACGGTTGATTACTCTAGCTCTGTTGTCCAATATATCCAGAATCGAAGGTCGCAGCGTGGTGCATGGGATAGCCAAGTTTTGCAACCTACACCTGCAGTAGCGATCGACATGTCGAGGCCTGCTTCCTATTCACACAACCCATCAAATAGCTTTGCTGCAAAGTTTGTGCATAGTTGTACAAATTACAAAGGCCGGGCCTCTTCGATTAATCGGGTTTTATGGACACCTTCTGGGGGGCGTCTCATCACAGGCTCCCAGAATGGAGAGTTCACTCTTTGGAATGGTCAGTCGTTCTACCATGAATTGACTCTTCAGGCTCATGATCAAGCAATCAGGTCTATGGAGTGGAGTTATGATGATGAGAATTGGATCTCTGGTGATGATGGGGGTGCAATAAAGTATTGGACTAGTAATATGAACAATGTGCTAGTCAATAACTCTGCTCACCAAGAATCGGTTCGGGATTTGAGCTTTTCCAGGACTAATTTGAAGTTCTGTTCATGTTCGGATGATACTACTATTAAGATTTGGGATTTCGAGAGGTGCGAAGAGGAGCACAGATTGACTGGCCATGGTTGGAATGTGAAGAGTGTTGATTGGCACCCTACAAAGTCTCTAGTAGCTTCAGGTGGGAAAGACAGTGTCGTCAAGCTGTGGGATCCTAGGAGAGGAAGAGAGCTTTGCTCATTTTATGATCACAAAAATTGGGTGAATTCTGTTAAGTGGAATCAAAATGGTAACTGGCTGCTAACTGCTTCCAAGGATCAAGTAATTAAGCTTTATGACATGAGGGCTATGAAGGAACTCGAGTCGTTCCATGGGCATCGGATTGAGGTGACTGCTCTAGCTTGGCATCCAATTCATGAAGAATATTTTGTTAGTGGGAGTAGAGATGGATCAATTTTCCATTGGCTTGTTGGGCATGAAACTGCCCAGGTTGAAGTTCCTAATGCACACAATAGCAATCACAATAATAGTGTGTGGGATCTGCAATGGCATCCTATTGGTCACATGCTTTGCAGTGGCAGCAATGATCGCACAACTAAGTTTTGGTGTAGAAATAGGCCAGGAGATAAATCTAATATCAATGTGAATCAAATTTTTGGTGTTCTGAATTCTGCTTTTGCTGGTCAAATGACCTGTAATGCTCCTATTCCATTTCGTGAAGTATCACCAACACTAACACTTGCTACTCGAAAAGAAGGAACCACTATTCCAGGTATTAGAACTGCCATTTAA